The window TCCCCAGCGGCGAGCTGCGTGAGCAGATCGCCAAGCTCGATCAACAGATCGCCGCCGCCCAGACAAAACTCGCGGCACTCGAGCCGGAGGCGCAGCAAGCGCAAGTCGCCTGGGAGAGCGAACACTCGGCCAAGCTCGCCGGGCAATGGCAGATCCTGCAGCCGCGCGAGATGGCCTCGACCGGTGGTTCGACGCTGCGCAAGCTGGAAGACGATTCGATCCTGGTCGAAGGAGAGAACCCGGCGGTCGACGTCTACGAAATCACGGCCGACACCGATCTGGCCGACATCACCGCCGTGCGGCTCGAGGCCCTCACCGATGCGAGTCTCGTCAACAACGGGCCGGGGCGCTCGTCGAACTCGAACTTCGTGCTGACGGAATTCGAGCTCGAAGCCGTCTCGCTCGCCGATCCGGCGCAGGTCTGGCCGGTGACGTTCGTCGCCGCACAAGCCGACTTCTCGCAAAAGACCGATGGCGGCGATTATCACATTTCCAAGGCGATCGACGGCAACCGCGACGCCACGAACGGTTGGGCCATCGCGGGCTACGAGCGTCACGAGCCGCGCAGCGCCGTCTTCGTGCCGGCCGAGCCGATCGGCTTCGAGAAAGGGACGGCGCTCCGCTTCCGCCTGCGGCACGAGTCGCAATTCGCGCAGCATGGGATCGGCCGTTTTCGGCTGGCCGTCTCGCGCGATCCGGCCTTGCGCGCCACGTCGCTGGGCCCGTGGCATTCGATCGGTCCCTTCACGGCGCCGAACGGCAGCCGCGCGTTCAAGAAAATCTACCCACCCGAAAACGGCGTCGATCTGCAAGCCAGGTACGAATCGGATCAACTCGTCTGGCGCGAGCGGACCGATCTCGCCGATGGCGTGCCGCATGGGTTGCCGGGCGAATCGTGTGCGACCTATCTCTACCGCACGATTCACGCCCCGGAGGCTCGCAAGCTCGACGTCGTGCTCGGCTCGGACGACGCCGTGAAGGTGTGGCTCAACGGCAAGAACGTCCACTCGAAGAACGTCGAGCGTGGCCTCAAGGCGGACGAAGACCGCCTTACGCTCGATCTGCCCGCGGGCGAAAGTCAACTGCTCGTCAAGGTGGTGAACTACAGCGGCGCGTATGCGTTCGCGTTCCAGTCGCTCGAGCAGGCCAGCGGCGGCGAGGCACTGGCGCTCGCCACGATCTTCTCGAAGCCGGCCGGCGAGCGCAGCGAGGACGACCGCCGACGGCTGGCCGAGTATTTCCGTGCCACGTTGGCTCCCGAGTGGAAGGCGGCCACCGACACCCTCGCCGCGCTACGCACAGAACGCGACAAGCTGGAACAGACGGCCCCCACCTCGCTCGTCATGCAAGAAATGGACGCGCCGCGCGACTCGTTCGTGCTCGTTCGCGGCGCGTACGACAAGCCGGGGGACAAGGTGCAACCCGGCGTGCCCGCTTCGTTGCCGCCGCTGCCCGAAGGAGCGCCGGCCAACCGGCTGGCGCTGGCGCAGTGGCTGGTCGATCCGGCGCATCCCTTGACGTCGCGCGTCACGTTGAACCGCCTGTGGCAGCAGTTCTATGGCGCTGGGATCGTCCGCACGCCGGAAGATTTCGGTTCGCAAGGGGAGTGGCCGACGCATCCCGAGCTGCTCGACTGGCTGGCGACCGAGTTCATTGCCGATGGCTGGGACGTGCAGCAGATGGTGCGACTGATGGTCAACTCGGCCACCTATCGGCAGACGTCGCATGTCGGCAGCGAGGCCTACGCGCACGATCGCGAAAATCGCTTGTTGAGCCGCGGCTCGCGTTTCCGTCTCGACGCGGAAGTCGTGCGCGACAATGCCCTGGCGCTCGGTGGGTTGCTCGTCCCGCAGGTGGGCGGTCCGAGCGTGAAGCCCTATCAGCCACCGGGCATCTGGGAAGCGGTGGGCTACCCCACGAGCAATACGGCCAAGTTCGTGCAAGACCACGACGACAAGCTCTATCGGCGGAGCATGTATACGTTCTGGAAGCGGACGGCGCCGCCGGCCTCGATGGCGACGTTCGACGCCCCCTCGCGCGAGGCCTGTACCGTGCGCCGGGCGCGGACCAACACGCCCCTGCAGGCGCTCGCACTATTGAACGACGTGCAGTTTGTCGAAGCGGCGCGGCATTTCGCCGAGCGCATCGTGCGCGAAGGAGGCGCCACCCCGACGAGCCGGATCGAATGGGCCTTCCAACTCGGCACGTCGCGCGCGCCGAGCTCCAGCGAGATCGGGGTGCTGCTCGCCGCCTACCAAGACCACCTGGCGACCTACCAGGCGGACGAAGCGGCCGCTGTCGCGTTGCTCTCCGTCGGCGAATCGAAGCGCGATGAAACGCTCCCTGCGGCCGAGCTCGCCGCCTGGACGATGGTAGCCAGCACGATTATGAACCTGGATGAAACGGTGACGCGGCCCTGAAGCAACGGATCACGAGTCGCTCGATGACCTGCCAAGACATAGTCGCCGCGAACTTGCGACGAGGAAGCCACGATGCACGACTTTGAAACACAACGCCTCTTGCTGACGCGGCGGCACTTCTTCAGTCGCTCGGCCAGCGGCATCGGCGCCGCGGCACTCGCCTCGCTGTTGAACCCGCAACTCTTGTCGGCCGGCGCCAGCGAGGCAAGCTCGGCCGATCGCGGCGTTCTCGGCGGTCCGCATTTTGCCCCCACGGCGAAGCGCGTCATCTACCTGTTCATGTCGGGCGGTCCGTCGCAGCTCGACATGTGGGACTACAAACCGAAGCTGGCCGATCTGTTCGACGCCGATCTGCCCGACTCGATTCGCATGGGGCAGCGCATCACGACGATGACCTCGGGGCAGAAGCGTCTGCCCGTGGCCCCTTCGATGTTCAAGTTCGCGCAGCACGGCGAATCGGGCGCCTGGGTCAGCGAGCTGTTGCCCCACACGGCGCAGATCGTCGATGACCTGGCTGTCATCAAGACCGTGAACACCGAGGCGATCAATCACGATCCGGCCATCACGTACATTCAGACCGGCGCACAAATTCCCGGCCGGCCGAGCATGGGGGCGTGGCTCTCGTACGGACTGGGCAGCTCGAATGCCGACCTGCCGGCCTTTGTCGTGCTGCACTCGATGGGTTCGCAAAAACGCGACGCGCAGGCGCTTTACGCACGTCTGTGGGGGGCCGGTTTCCTCCCCTCGCGCCACCAGGGGGTAGCGCTGCGCTCGATCGGCGATCCCGTGCTCTACCTCTCGAATCCCCCCGGCGTGAGCGGCCAGACGCG of the Pirellulales bacterium genome contains:
- a CDS encoding DUF1501 domain-containing protein, with the translated sequence MHDFETQRLLLTRRHFFSRSASGIGAAALASLLNPQLLSAGASEASSADRGVLGGPHFAPTAKRVIYLFMSGGPSQLDMWDYKPKLADLFDADLPDSIRMGQRITTMTSGQKRLPVAPSMFKFAQHGESGAWVSELLPHTAQIVDDLAVIKTVNTEAINHDPAITYIQTGAQIPGRPSMGAWLSYGLGSSNADLPAFVVLHSMGSQKRDAQALYARLWGAGFLPSRHQGVALRSIGDPVLYLSNPPGVSGQTRRRMLDAVAQLNERQYDTVGDPEINARIAQYEMAFRMQTSVPELTNTADEPQHVLDAYGPNVQKPGTFAANCLLARRLAERGVNFVQLFHRDWDQHGDLPNDLGALCNDVDQPCAALIADLKKRGMLDDTLVIWGGEFGRTVYCQGTLTKTNYGRDHHPRCYTMWMAGGGIKPGIVYGETDDFSYNIVEKPVHIHDLNATILHCLGIDHTRLTYRFQGRDFRLTDVHGNVVRDVLA
- a CDS encoding DUF1553 domain-containing protein, encoding MPIARHFNHALASLRYPPRTPLRLRGLCVFALKTFALPLLVALVARESAESARADDTPQPRKLEFSRDIRPILSNKCFTCHGPDAGQRQAGLRLDLRDDALAELPSGDHALVPGNLEASTLVARISAEDETMRMPPADTGKPLTAEEVALLKRWVAEGARWGEHWAFVAPQRPELPAVKLTDWPRNPIDHFVLARLEEEQLQPAPEADRASLLRRLTFDLTGLPPTPQEVRAFQLDNSPQAYEKVVERLLASPHYGEHMARHWLDAARYGDTHGLHLDNERSIWPYRDWVIDAFQRNMPFDRFTVEQLAGDLLPNRTLEQQIATGFNRCNVTTSEGGSIDAEYLVRYAVDRVETTSTVWMGLTLGCAVCHDHKYDPFTQHEFYQLFAYFNSQTERAMDGNALSPPPVVRVPSGELREQIAKLDQQIAAAQTKLAALEPEAQQAQVAWESEHSAKLAGQWQILQPREMASTGGSTLRKLEDDSILVEGENPAVDVYEITADTDLADITAVRLEALTDASLVNNGPGRSSNSNFVLTEFELEAVSLADPAQVWPVTFVAAQADFSQKTDGGDYHISKAIDGNRDATNGWAIAGYERHEPRSAVFVPAEPIGFEKGTALRFRLRHESQFAQHGIGRFRLAVSRDPALRATSLGPWHSIGPFTAPNGSRAFKKIYPPENGVDLQARYESDQLVWRERTDLADGVPHGLPGESCATYLYRTIHAPEARKLDVVLGSDDAVKVWLNGKNVHSKNVERGLKADEDRLTLDLPAGESQLLVKVVNYSGAYAFAFQSLEQASGGEALALATIFSKPAGERSEDDRRRLAEYFRATLAPEWKAATDTLAALRTERDKLEQTAPTSLVMQEMDAPRDSFVLVRGAYDKPGDKVQPGVPASLPPLPEGAPANRLALAQWLVDPAHPLTSRVTLNRLWQQFYGAGIVRTPEDFGSQGEWPTHPELLDWLATEFIADGWDVQQMVRLMVNSATYRQTSHVGSEAYAHDRENRLLSRGSRFRLDAEVVRDNALALGGLLVPQVGGPSVKPYQPPGIWEAVGYPTSNTAKFVQDHDDKLYRRSMYTFWKRTAPPASMATFDAPSREACTVRRARTNTPLQALALLNDVQFVEAARHFAERIVREGGATPTSRIEWAFQLGTSRAPSSSEIGVLLAAYQDHLATYQADEAAAVALLSVGESKRDETLPAAELAAWTMVASTIMNLDETVTRP